The following nucleotide sequence is from Podospora bellae-mahoneyi strain CBS 112042 chromosome 1 map unlocalized CBS112042p_1, whole genome shotgun sequence.
GTAGAAAATGAACAAGCAAAACGTAtaacccaccaaccaccccgccACATCCCCGTTCCACGTCGCGCCCGCAAAGCTGCTCCGATCAAAAATAGCCGCCTGCACCCCGTTGATGCACACCCCGAAAATGCCCAGGAACGAAAGAACCTCGTACATTGGCCTTTTGGAAACAAACCACTCCTCGTAGACATTCGTAATGCCGTAGAGCGTCGCCCCCAGCAGACCAAAAAGATCGCCCTTGATCATGTCCTTGCCGTTGCCGCCGTTGGTGCCGTTTATGTGATcgctggcgaggaggacacCCATGCCGCCGCAGCAGATGAGGATACCGGCGATTTGAACGGGTCTGTATCTGACCTTGAGGAGGAAAAATGACAGGATGACCACGCAGACGATGGCCCAGAAGTTGAGGAGCTGGGCAGACAGGATATTGGTGTACTCGTATGCCAAAACAGTGAAGTAGTTTCCCTGGACGTCAAAGAACGACAGGATGAAGTACTTCCAGCCGTCGCGCCACAGGATGGAGCGGTATTTGGCCCAGCCATGCTTGTAGATGGTGTATGGGAGGTAGACAATCGTCAGCAGGGCGTAGTTGAAGAGGGTCTGGAAggcggggatgatggtgttgacggAGCTCAGGAACGAGGTGAAGGTGTTGGAGCCGGTGATGCACAGCGCCAGGATTTGACCCAGAGCGATGATGGCCCAGAAGTCGACGGTCAAGAGGTAGGAGTACCACTTGATCTCCTGGCTTTCGAGGTGCTTGAGGCCAGCGGCCACGGCGGCGGACTCGGAATCGCTATCAGTTGTGTGGCCCTCGACACTgattctggtggtggtggcatgggCGGTTGTCCCGTAATCACCGGTGCCGTCTGTCTTGGCCATGACAGGCTCGGCGGCCGTGTGAATGGtggcgttgttgtcgttgttgttctCAGACATGATGATCCTGTCTTGATCTCTTGTTTGTTCTAGAAAAGTAGTAGTACTCTTCCACTTGAAGGTTTGGCTGTCTGATATGTGTAGTTATATTTAGATTACGCAGAGAGAGTGTATATCTTCTCTGAATAAGTCTTTCTTACGTCCCCTCGAGCAAGCGCAAAGACTCAAAGTCGCCTGCCGTGAAGTTACTGATGTTTGGCTCGACGCATCAACCAGTACGTCGAGAAGCTGAGAAAGTCGAGGGGCGCTTTGGAGCGGGAAAAACACATGTGTTATTCGGTGAGACGTTGGAGGGGCAAGGGGCAAAACAACAGACGGTCGAATTCTCGTCGGAAGTTGTTCTGGTTTTGAATAGAGGTGAGTGAGATCAAGCTGATGCTTCAACAGCTCTGAGGAGGTGAAAgccaagagagaaaaaaaaaagacgacTTCTGGCGGGGCTTGTTATCTCCCGCAAGAATTGATTATCGATTCTTGGCAAGCAAGCCACGGTGAATTGTTGATCGGAGGGGTAGGCGGCAACCCTTGAAAATATTTGCGAAAAAAACCGTTGAGTGGAAGGAGCCCAGCGGGGCCGGCTTGACGTCCGTTCAAGTTCGCCGGGATTTGGCTTGGCACCCGCGGCGGAGGTGTGGGGGCCTCAAAAGCGGGGCACTCGGCAGACCCAGTTTCGGTGGGCGTGCCGGCGGGAAGCACTGCATCTTTAGTCAATGTTCTTTCTACACATATAGCTAACACAACCTTTGCAGGTGTCTGATGCCAATGCTTGTCCTGAATCGGGTTGCCGGCTTTACAGTCTAATGTCCGGATCAGTCTCCCATGTCGTCCAAACAAGCTCCTCCGGGCTGACACTGTACTCTAGGAGTATCGGTTTGGTTGCCATATCTACCTCACCTCAGCAAGTTGCCGACTATTTCGAGATGTGAGGGTGTATCGCTGATAAGTCGGGTATGCTTTTGTCCCGGACTTATCGACAACTTTCCAGTCAGCGCAACTGCTCATGCTTACAAATGAGATACCTGATGAATTGACGGTATAAAACGCTCGAAACAAGGCGCAGAATTCGGCAACCTCATATCCACATCTTCACCTTGCCTTCAGAATTCTCTTTCTGCTCTCGATAATGGTCCCTTCTGCTTACAACAAGCTCCAGAACAAGCATGTTCTCATCCTTGGAGGAAGTTCAGGCATAGGTTATGCCGTGGCAGATGGCTCTCTCGCTTCTGGAGCCAAGGTCACcatttcctcctcttctcagATCAAAGTTGATGCTGCCGTTTCTCGTCTGAAATCAGACTACCCCTCCCAAACAGACACGATTGTCGGCTTCCCCGCTgacctctccaacccaaccacgGTGGAAGACGACCTTGATGTCCTGTTCAAGAAAGCCGAGTTTACCCACGGTACCATCCACCATGTCGGTGGAGGCCGTCCTCACAACATCTCACATGCGCCTCGTCCTTCCCATCATCCTTGGTAAAGTCGCATCTCGATACCTGCCCAAGGAGAACACTtccagcatcaccatcaccagcggCTCTGTGACAAAGAAGCCGGCGAAAGGGTGGATTCTGATGAGTTATTATGGCGGCGGACTCTCCACTTTGGCCAAGGCGCTCGCTGTTGATCTCGCGCCGATCAGGGCGAATGTGGTTCGACCTGGCTATGTCGAGACAGAACTCTGGACGGAAGAGCAAAAGGCATCCACGGCCAAAGCTGTCGCCAAATCAACGCTCACGGGGGTGCCCGCCAAGGGCGAAGATGTTGCGGAGGCGTAtctgtggttgatgaaggaCAGCAACGTGACTggagcggcggcggagacGGATTCTGGTGGGCTGTTGGCTTAAGATGGTCGAATTGATGTTGATCTGCCGTTGGAGGTATTTGAAGGGAATGTCTCTTGCCAATATGCACAAGTTCTGTCGAAAAGTGTCAGCTGTCATGTGAGATTGATGGAAGGGTAACCTGCCCTAGATTCAGAATGGGATTGTCAACGTTTCAGAGAAAGACAAGAGTTTCCATGTTCCAAGGGTAGTATGTCAATCAGGGCGATCATGCACCCTTTTCTCGACCATTAAGCCCGGGGCCGTATCTTGAAGAACTCTCAACTTGCATCACTTGGTTTTTGGTACTTCGTGAACCTTTCGAGTTCATCAAGATAGATCTATTACAAGTTGAATTCATCGAATTGTCTTGTGTTGGAGCTTACATGGCTTACACGAGCTCGTTTAAGTGTTCTCCACGTGCAGGGTTCGTGTTGACATTCCGCCCAGCCAACTGCTCCTTCCTACCATCAGTTGGAATGTTGCTCCTTCGCTCCTTCCCCCTGATCTTGAGGCCACCGGGTATGACGTCCCCAAGATGGCGGAGCTTTGTAGGTACGGAATGCCCAACCAAGGCGCGCGTTTGTCTGCGACGTCCCTGTCAATTGGCACAGAATAATGGGTTTGGGATTCATCACCTGTTTGCACCACCATGGCACAACCGTTCGGGAGACAACCCGAGGAGCGCCTTCTTCAAGACCCAGTCACTCTGCTTCTGTTATTGTACCCCTGGTCTTGCAAGGCTACTGGGTGCTGCCGAGGGTATTACCATCTCAACAAGTTGCCATACGGCCGGTGCAACGAAGCGTCTCACAACCAAGACAGTACACACCCGCCACCTGCCCGTCTTTTCAAGTCTGGCGGTCTGGCTTCTCTGTCAACGAGATCTATTTGCCAGCGGCTATGGGATCTTGTTTCATCCAGGAACTTTTTATCTGATTTTGTCACCAAGTTTAAACGTCTTCCGGAACCAGTTCTTTTCACTCACAACCAAGCCAGGTTGACGATATCTCCTCTGCAGCGCGGGTAGCTGCAAGTCTCCTGCATCATCTCGATTTCGCCCTTCTCACCAAGACTGCCTCACTTCTGCTTGCATTAGAGACTGCTGTCAGTTCCCTGTGTCACCAGTGCCTCTTGTCAGCGGCCACCCGAACAGCACACACAAAGTAAGTGGACCCATTTCCCTGCCcgatcttcttcaccccccaaATCTCCCGCGTAACTACTTTCCCGGTCAGTTTCATCATGTTGCTCGACTTTCTGTAACTCACTATTATCGATCTGCACGCCGAtgaccccctctccctcctggCTTGTACACCCGCACCTCATCATACCCGTCTGATATATCGACGCAAAACTTGCCAACTGACCAACGAACCAGTCACCAGTTGGAATCCAAATAACATGATCCCATCACCCTCAGGAAGTCCTGGCCGAGGAGACCGACCTGTCTCAGACATCTTAGACTCGCCCATAACCAgatcaccgccgccaccaccgccgcctcggaAAGAGTTCAAAGCCTACGGTCAAGACTACCAGTACGCCGAAACTTGGTCCAATCCGCTTCCAGAGTTTATCGttcacaaccctggtaccAAGAACGACGACCCCGGTGCGCTAGAAGCAGGAACGGCCGGAGTTACGGGGGGAATTGGAGCAACGACCACAGCGGGGCCAAGACCTGAGAGTCTCGACGGCACTCAAGATACCAGTGCCAGCATGGATTACCAGGGGAATATTTCGCATCATCGTCCCGACACTGTCGGATCTAAGGGATCCGTCATGAGGGAAGCGGTCTGGGTACCGCCCTACGAGAAACCCTGGTACAGAAAGCTCACCCATCTTCAATGGCTCATCGCCACCGTTACTGTTCTCGGCATCCTTGCAGTTGTTCTTGCGATTCTGGGAGCGATGGGTATTCTAACCGGGACAGCGTAAGCAAACAGTTTCTCGGGTTGCCTTATTTGTTCGACCTGCTAACATGGTGTTCTCAGTGGTACTCAGTCGACCTCCGGCGCTGCCGACAGCACGAGTAGTGGAgcctcaacatcatcttcaacgacgtcatcatcatcaccagctcGACCAAGCCCAACAGTAAGTACTCATCTTTTCAGGAACATCTGCCTTTCAAAAAGCTGACACTGGGGAGTCACAGAATCTCGACAACTTTTGCAAAGACTCGGATTCGTTTCTCAAAGACGTCGGCATCTACAGCATCCAAGTCGATGGTACGACGAACTGGGAGCAAGGATTTGATTCGGCCACCACGGCGGAACTCTGCTGCAATGCTTGCTTCAAAGCTTCGAATTGTGCCGGCTGGCTACATACCGGCATCGACTTCACACCCTGCACGCTTTTTTCTCTCAAGGAGGGCATTTTCGACGAGGCAAAGGATAAGGACAAGTGCCCGAGGGGTCAGGCGAACGAGATCACTTTTAAGGAGGATAACGCGAAGAAGGGTGCCTCTGCGGCAAGGGGACCTTGTAGCAACGGTTTCAAGTTCGGCTAGAGGGTTTTCCCATTCATATTATTTTTCTGTTGAGTAGTATGTCTTGTAATTTTGGCcgagaggggtggtggttagtTGGATGGCTATTTGTTACTCTTTTGTTCACTCTCGCtcaagggaaagggaaggagggaggagatatTCCCCACGAAAGCCAGATCAATGATAGATATGTATGACATGGTAACTGGAAACAATGAGAGccattttggggaggggattaTAGAGATTTAAGTCTGGGAAAGatgttttgatgatgggttcTATGTATATACTTCGACGTTGCGTTCAATAGCATTCTTTGTGACTGGCATGGGCATCAAGGCGTGAACACATTCAACAtgatccaaaaaaaaaaaaatactgAGCACATGTACAAACATAAAAATAAacatttcttttttttccccagAGGGAAAAAGCCTGTCTATTTCGCCGATTATTTCACCAGTTTCCTTTCACACCAAACCAATGAATCCAACGAGACCGTCCGTTATGTATGATGGAGAAGCAAACAAGAAAGAaccaaagacaagaaaaaaggagaacGCAAAACTTTGGAGAGAAAACTCTAAAATCTTCATGGCTTTTTTGCATTCCTGGCttgctgtgtgtgtgtgtttccTGTACCTGTTCCGACCATCCCGCCCCTTAGCCACCCTTGCAATTAGCCACTTACACCTATCGTGTCCTCCCCTATTCTAAAAAAATTGTATCCGAGGGATCGATTTAAAGGCGAAGAAGCTTAACGGCCTGCTGCTCAATCGTCCCCTCAGTAGGGAAACTCATCTCCTCCAGGCCCTGGGCATACGGCGTGGGCACATCAGCACCAGTGACTCTGGCGGCGGGGGCGTCCAAGTAGTCAAATCCATACTCCATCGTCAACGCCAAAATCTCAGCACTGACGCCAAAAGCAGGGAAGCCAGACTCGACGGCCATCAGACGGTGCGTCTTCTTGAGCGACTTGATGATCGTCTCGATATCAAGAGGCTTGATCGACCGGAGGTTGATaacctcgacatcgacaCCGTACTTCTTCTTAAGGTTCTCAGCCGCAACAAGGGACTGCCCGACGcagcgggagagggtgacCAGAGTCAAATCCTTGCCGGAGCGctcaatcttggccttgccAAAGGGGATGACAAAGTCGTCCTTTTGAGCCTCGGCCGACATGGGGAACGACTGGCCGTACATGAGCTCGTTctcgaggacgacgacggggttggggtcgcGGATGGCAGCTTTGAGAAGGCCCTTGGCGTCTTCGGCGGACCAGGGGGAGACGACCTTGAGGCCGGGGATGGACCCGTACCAAGCAGAGAAGTCCTGGGAGTGCTGGGCGCCGACGCCGGCGGCAAAACCGTTGGGTCCGCGGAAGGTGATGTTGCAGGGCTGGATGCCGCCCGACATGTAGAGGGTCTTGGCGGCCGAGTTGACGATTTGGTCAATGGCCTGCATGGCGAAGTTCCAGGTCATGAACTCGCACTAGACATTGAAGAAGACATTGTTAGCGTATGTAGTAGGGCTAATTGAGTTTGGCATTGTCATTTTTTGAcaagctgtggtggtggtgtggtgcAGTGACGGTGATGCGCGCttgtggtggggggatgCGGTGCAAAGGCGGGATGCGGGATGCTGCTGCAATGTGAGGCACTTACAACTGGGTGCAGACCGCTCAGGGCGGCACCAATGGCCAGACCGGCGAAGCCGGACTCGGTGATGGGTGTGTCGATGACACGCTTCTCGCCGAAGCGGTCCAGGAGGTTCTTGGTGACCTTGTATGCGCCATTATACTGggcaacctcctcgcccaggATGAAGACCTTGTCGTTCTGCTCGAGCTCCTCGGCAAGCGCCTCGTTCAGGGCATCGCGGACTGTGTACTCCTTGACGCCGGAGGCGTCGGCATATGTCCGTCTTTGTACGCCGGGGATGACGGCGGCCCTGGAGAGGAATGGCGATGCGGTGGCCGGACGGAGGGCGGAGGTCCTCGCCGTGGCAGCAAGACGAGCCGCTGGTCGGAGATAACGCGACATGACTTATTTTTTGATGGGGAAAAAAAGCGAATCCACAGGGGCACTAAGTCacaggaggggagggcgggcTTTGAGTGCTGAGCTCGCTCGATGTCGAAGGGCCCGCTcagaagaggttgaggcaCAAACGAGTGCAAGATCCGCGAGgtccggaggaggagggaaaagtGGTGATGCAAGAGGTGAAGTGAAGGTCAGCGCCAGAGGGAATTTTTTGGTCCTTTCACCTAATCGATGGAAGTTTGGGACAGCTCAGTCGGACTCTGGAGCGTTGAACCCCAACGACAAATTACGCGCTAGCTCAGGATCGGCTTAGTGAGCTGAATCCCTGTCCCTGTTCTGGTCCGCGCTCGGGAGCTTGGCCGGCCAAACCCACGCCAAACCTTCCACTTGACAGCTCCCAGGGGTCCACAGAAGCTGATGCCCAGTGGGGTGTTCAAACACTTGTCATGATGAGATTGATAACTCCGAAAGCACATATGGATTGGAAATACTGACATGTTGGTATTTGCATTGATGCGGAGCAGTTCGGTAACGTTGGGAACGACACCGGAGTCCTCCCTCCCGGGCATCCGGTGTGCATTCACGCCCGCCGCGATATCCTTTGTTTTTCGGGGCTTACCTGGGGTGTTACAGCGACCGGCCAAGCAGCGTGGGATTGGGTAACCAGATCTGAAATGCAGTGACCGCAGGACCCGCAACGGAGAGCTTCGATGCAAAGTTCGACCGAGAAAATGCTGACAAGTCAAAAAGTACAAGATGCAAAGGACGAAGGTGGCTTGGGTTCAAACGAATCAAATGGTATTATATATACAACGAATGCCGAGCCAAGCCGGGTGCTGTCAGAACCCTAGATGACAACCTCCCATTCTCGGTGACTATTATAAGCAATTACAGATTTTCTATATCTCCAATCCAGAGGGCCGTTTCCCATCCTTTTCATCCGCATCATTACGCGGCCCTAGGTCATCCAGTCGTGTGTCGAGATCTTCATGCGAGGGTATCTTTTTAGTTGAGGGGCTTCTGGCCGATCATGAGGTACATTGGGGTGAAGAGGTCCTTCTTGGCACCGGCGACGAGACCATCGGCACCCTTGGCGAGGGCATCGGCCGTCTTCTTGGTACCCTTGGGCGCAAGACCGACCATCTCCAAGAAGCCGGTGAAGACGTGCACGGCACGGCGACCGGCCTTAGTCATGCGGAGGACGGTGAAGAGATCAAAGTACGACTGCATGTACTTGGTCTCACCAGCAATACCCCAGTACCATGGGATAGGGTCGTCACGCTTGGCAAGATCctcgtggtggaggaggttgaagccAGCATCCTTCATGGCCTGGATACCCTCGGAGATGGTGACCATGTTGGAGATaccgtcaccctcctcgatgGCGAGACGGATATCCCTGTGctcgaggttgttgttgtcgtacTTGTCGGTCATCAACCACTCGTACACACCGAACTTGCCGCCGGGCTTGAGCACTCTGTAGATTTCGCTATAGACGCCAACAAGCTTGGGGGCGTGGACGGTGGCCTCGATTGCGTAAACGGCATCGAAGGAGTTGTCAGGGAAAGACATTTGCTGATACGAGTTAGCACCGTTGCCAGGTAAACGTGACTCCGGAGCCTTGACGTACCATGAAATCACCCTTCACATATTTGAGCTGGCCAGAGAGACCCTCCTTGACGGCGTACCGGGTGGCGCGCTCAATCTGGTagtcgttgttgttgagaccGGTGATGTGGCAGTCGGTGAACTTGGCGATCTCTCTGGCGGGACCACCAATACCGCAACCAACATCCAGAACCTTGTCACCGGCCTGGATGCCGATCTTCATGGCGAGGTAGTGCTCGTGACGAGCAATGGCCTGGTAGAAGCTCTCCCCGAGAGAGTAGCGGCAGAAGTGGAAGGACTGGCCCCAGCCATACTCATACAAATCGGTGGCCAGGTTGTAGTAGTGTCTGGTCAGAGTCGCGTACTCCTTGGTGCGGGCCTGGATAGGGGTATGGTCAGTACGCGTCTGGAGCACAAGGTGAACAGCTGATGGGACCCACCTCTCTGTCGGCGTCGGTCTCGTTCTCGGCGGTCTTGTTGTCGAAGTGCTTGAAGTACTCGTCAACGGCGACCTTGTTGGCCTCGGTGTCCTTGGAAAGCATGGCAGCGAAACCACCCTTGGCTTCCGTGGACTTGCCGTGCATGGCCTTCATGAACTCGGCATCGCGCTTGTGGTCCTCCTTCTCGAGGGCGATTTGGTTGGCGGAAACCATGTTGAATGTTGAATTAGAAGGGAGTGAATAGAATAATTAAACCGAGTACTGTTGGAAGAAGCAGacagggagaaggaagatgCGCAGAGACAGGGACAACGGGATGATGTAGCGGTGGGCAGGCCTTTAATTTATGTAGGGAAAAAGTTTCACGGCCCCTTATTGAAAAGAGCACATGGGGTCGACAGGCCAGCAATCTCCCGGCGCGCTGGAGGGGCGGTAGCTGCCACTGAAGCCCCACAGCAAGATCCATCGGATCCAGGAACAAGCAGCGGGAGAACTCGAAAACGCCATATCATTGGTCAATGAATGCACTAATGCCGAATACGGCAACCATTTGGAAGTTGTTCTGCTGTGAGCCAAGCACAACAACCCTCTGATCAATTGCATGTGCTCAGGAAACTCGACCCCCTTATTCGCACCCGTACTCGGGTGTAAAGGCATACAACAGCGATTATGATAATTCTGTGGAGTTTGGAACCTCTGGTGAACATATTGACATATCAGACTAGCAATGCGTGGCCAGCGAATACGCATTGGTGTCTTGACTGACAGCTATGCTATGCGGTATGCAGCTGGAGGCGGTATGGCTCTCGCCTAGCAACGGTTACTGTCAGTTGGTAGAGGTATCACAAGAAGCGGTAAAGCATTGACGTGCTTCCTAGAACATCTTCTTCGCTTCGACAGGCTTCGAAGTTTTGCAAGGGAGTGAGAAGAAAAATCCAGAGCATGTTATCTTGTTTTATCGAGATACTTTGTTGATATAGAACATTGAAGTGAGAAATGTGCATCATGTGATGTCGAGGTTCGCGAGTTTTGCGAATACGAATACGCGGCCAAGAAACTGTTAGAAAGCTTTGATTACGGCCCTCAGCCACAGCTTGTCGTAGTGTGTGGCCACCGATAAGACTTTTATCGGCATTCTCAGAACCCCTGCCAAATTTCCAGCCACAACCCGACATCACTTCTATTCATCAGCCTTGTCATCGCTTGCGTTTTTGCTGCaacatcacatcacccccGTCGCGCAGATTTATCATCGAACCTCCGTTCACTCTCCAACCTTTGCCATCGCGGTACCCGATGCTCAATACTCATTGCGAAATACAGTGAAAATACACCACTCAACACGTGCGATAGCGGCAAGAGACCGACCAAGATGCCACCACAAATCAAACAAGACCTGAACCGTTCTGGTTGGGAGTCCACCGACTTCCCCTCCGTGTGCGAAAACTGCCTGCCTACAAATCCCTACGTAAAGATGCTCAAAGAAGACTACGGCGCCGAATGCAAACTCTGTACGAGACCGTTCACCGTCTTCAGCTGGTCCGGTGAGGGCCGCGCCCACGGTCGCAAGAAGCGCACCAACATCTGCCTGACGTGCGCCCGCCTCAAAAACGCCTGCCAATGCTGCATCATGGACTTACAGTTTGGCCTACCTATCGTCATCAGAGATAAGGCGCTCGAGCTTATCGCGCCGGGGCCCCAGAGCGAGATCAACAGGGAATATTTTGCGCAAAACAACGAGCAGGCCATCCAGGAAGGGAGAGCAGGGATCGAGGCATACGAGAAGACTGATGAGAAAGCGAGAGAGCTGCTGAGGAGACTGGCACAGAGCAAGCCCTACTTcaggaaagggaaagagTTGGATTCGGAGGGCAACGCAGTGTCCGGGGGGCCTTCGGGGAGCGGGAGCGCAACGGGTGGAAATCCGGCCGTTGGAGCCGGGCTTGGCGGTGCTGGACCGATCCGAACACGAGATTCAAGAGCGGCAGCTGCCGTGGGAGCGAGACCAGGaggtgggaagaggggacCAATCCCTGCGAATGCCCCTCCACCTGGGCCCAGGGACTGGATGCCGCCTTCGGATCCGACCATCATGTCGCTCTTCGTAACCGGGATTGAGGACGACCTTCCCGAATACAAGATTCGGGACTTTTTTAAGTCCTTCGGAAAGATCAAATCCCTGGTGGTGTCGCATATGACCCACTGCGCTTTTGTCAACTACGAGTCTCGCGAAGGAGCCGAGCAAGCAGCGGCTGAGTGCAAGGGGCGCGCGGTGATTGCCGGCTGTCCTCTTCGAATCCGATGGAGCGTCCCGAAGGCTATTGGAAATATGAACAGGGAAGAGCGTGGACAGATGCTGCGCGATGGGCGATCTGCATTCCCTGAGGCCAAGAGGAAGGCCAACCCGAAAGCCATTGAAGGAGGAAGTGGTCAAGAGCAGGGTTCCTCTGCTCATGGTCAAGACCAGGGTGGACTGCTTGTTGCGCCACCTCCAGGACAGGATGACGTTCAATATGCTAGTCTCGCTGGTAACTAGGGAGGAAAAGTCTTTTGTGTTTCTGATTTCGGCAAGGCGTTTGGGAGGCTATCATTGCCACGGGATAGTTTAGGGTACGGGAGATACACCACTGCATCTGCATCATGTCATGTTATACTATTGTTacattgttgtacactgaGGGGTATCATAGACGGCTATTCAATACAAGGCGAAACAAAATCGCCAATACGCCGACATCTTTGCGCATTTGTTCCTGTCCACACATCAACGTCCACTACATCTCAGAGCAGCACTTGACCCCAACCCTTGGGTTCTTGTTTGCAAACTTGATCGACTCGTTGTCGCCTCTTTCAGTGTGTTCGTGAATCCGGAGCTCTATGTGGTGTGGTTAGCGCCACTCTTTTACTTGAGGGTTGTCGCAAGGGCATTTACTGTATGTGTTATCCTCCTGCTTGATACCCTGTACAACGTTGGCCTTCAAGAAAGCGGCAACCTCGTCGGCATGCTTCAGAGCGGGTTCGATTGAGGGGTccgagggagggagggtggccTTGTCCCGGAAGGCATTACGAATCGACTCGCGGGCACCGGTAAGCATTCGAGTATCGCCTGACAAATAGACTTGTTAGCTAGGCGCACATGTACAAAAAACCCATGGACATGACATACCTTCAAAGGCAATCCTCGCGGCACGCAAGAGGTTTCTGTAGGACTGGATGGCGGCCATTGTGATATAGGACAGTTGCTGCTCAACTCGGACAAGAGGAACAGTTCGAAAAGTTCAAGAACTGCTTCAACATTGCCTGCCCATTGGAAACACCCGAATGGGCTGGAACaacgaggttgatggggatgtggaCCTGCATTTCCAGTGCATATGATTGGCCACACAGTACTTAATGTGGGTCTTCAAAGTGAACggcccaaaaaaaaaaccagaagttcaccaaaaaaaaagtgcccctccaccccaagTCAACTTTGGATCTCTCCAACAGCCTGTCGCTTTTGCAGAACCAAACACCGCAAAAATGGCCACTCCCATCGTTGTACCAACCcctctcctcgccctccctgAGGGCTGGACTGCCGAGAAGGACATCAAGACCGTCGGCAAGCTCAGCGGTGCCACCCAGCGCACCCTCGAGCCAGTTGGTCCCTACTTCCTGGCCCATGCCCGCCGTGCCCGCCACAAGCGCACCTTCTCCGAGGATGACCGCATCCAGGCTCAAGAAAGGGCCAAGAAGGTCGAGAACGATGAGGATAGCGAGATCAGCGAGCCCGAGGATCCTATGATGCTCGCCCGCGATGCCAAGGACTGGAAGGTTGGTGGTTCACTTGTCTGTGGTCAAAATAGAATGGCACTAACCCGACTTTTCTCCAACATAGCAACAAGACCACTACAAGGTTCTCGGTCTCTCCAAGTACCGCTGGAAGGCTACCGAGGAGCAGATCAAGCGTGCCCACCGCAAGAAGGTCCTCAAGCACCACCCCGATAAGAAGGCCGCCGCCGGTcgcaccgacgacgacaacttCTTCAAGTGCATCCAGAAGGCCACCGAGGTTCTCCTCGACCCCACCAAGCGCCGCCAGTTCGACTCCGTCGACGAGGAGGCAGATGTCGAGCCCCCCACCAAGAAGCAGCTGCAGAAGGGCAACTTCTACAAGCTCTGGGGCAACGTCTTCAAGTCTGAGGCCCGCTTCAGCAAGATCCACCCTGTTCCCATGCTTGGTGACGACAAGTCCACCAGGGAAGAGGTCGAGAACTTCTACAACTTCTGGTACAGCTTCGACTCCTGGAGGTCGTTCGAGTATCTCGACGAGGATGTTCCCGATGACAACGAAAACCGTGACCAAAAGCGCCACACCGAGCGCAAGAACGCCAACGcccgcaagaag
It contains:
- a CDS encoding uncharacterized protein (EggNog:ENOG503PIJB); its protein translation is MIPSPSGSPGRGDRPVSDILDSPITRSPPPPPPPRKEFKAYGQDYQYAETWSNPLPEFIVHNPGTKNDDPGALEAGTAGVTGGIGATTTAGPRPESLDGTQDTSASMDYQGNISHHRPDTVGSKGSVMREAVWVPPYEKPWYRKLTHLQWLIATVTVLGILAVVLAILGAMGILTGTAGTQSTSGAADSTSSGASTSSSTTSSSSPARPSPTSQNLDNFCKDSDSFLKDVGIYSIQVDGTTNWEQGFDSATTAELCCNACFKASNCAGWLHTGIDFTPCTLFSLKEGIFDEAKDKDKCPRGQANEITFKEDNAKKGASAARGPCSNGFKFG
- the PDB1 gene encoding pyruvate dehydrogenase E1, beta subunit (EggNog:ENOG503NU6T; COG:C), translated to MSRYLRPAARLAATARTSALRPATASPFLSRAAVIPGVQRRTYADASGVKEYTVRDALNEALAEELEQNDKVFILGEEVAQYNGAYKVTKNLLDRFGEKRVIDTPITESGFAGLAIGAALSGLHPVCEFMTWNFAMQAIDQIVNSAAKTLYMSGGIQPCNITFRGPNGFAAGVGAQHSQDFSAWYGSIPGLKVVSPWSAEDAKGLLKAAIRDPNPVVVLENELMYGQSFPMSAEAQKDDFVIPFGKAKIERSGKDLTLVTLSRCVGQSLVAAENLKKKYGVDVEVINLRSIKPLDIETIIKSLKKTHRLMAVESGFPAFGVSAEILALTMEYGFDYLDAPAARVTGADVPTPYAQGLEEMSFPTEGTIEQQAVKLLRL
- a CDS encoding uncharacterized protein (EggNog:ENOG503P10K; COG:Q): MVPSAYNKLQNKHVLILGGSSGIGYAVADGSLASGAKVTISSSSQIKVDAAVSRLKSDYPSQTDTIVGFPADLSNPTTVEDDLDVLFKKAEFTHVASRYLPKENTSSITITSGSVTKKPAKGWILMSYYGGGLSTLAKALAVDLAPIRANVVRPGYVETELWTEEQKASTAKAVAKSTLTGVPAKGEDVAEAYLWLMKDSNVTGAAAETDSGGLLA
- the ERG6_1 gene encoding Delta(24)-sterol C-methyltransferase (COG:H; EggNog:ENOG503NTY3), translating into MVSANQIALEKEDHKRDAEFMKAMHGKSTEAKGGFAAMLSKDTEANKVAVDEYFKHFDNKTAENETDADREARTKEYATLTRHYYNLATDLYEYGWGQSFHFCRYSLGESFYQAIARHEHYLAMKIGIQAGDKVLDVGCGIGGPAREIAKFTDCHITGLNNNDYQIERATRYAVKEGLSGQLKYVKGDFMQMSFPDNSFDAVYAIEATVHAPKLVGVYSEIYRVLKPGGKFGVYEWLMTDKYDNNNLEHRDIRLAIEEGDGISNMVTISEGIQAMKDAGFNLLHHEDLAKRDDPIPWYWGIAGETKYMQSYFDLFTVLRMTKAGRRAVHVFTGFLEMVGLAPKGTKKTADALAKGADGLVAGAKKDLFTPMYLMIGQKPLN
- a CDS encoding uncharacterized protein (EggNog:ENOG503NYEE; COG:E; COG:G), translating into MSENNNDNNATIHTAAEPVMAKTDGTGDYGTTAHATTTRISVEGHTTDSDSESAAVAAGLKHLESQEIKWYSYLLTVDFWAIIALGQILALCITGSNTFTSFLSSVNTIIPAFQTLFNYALLTIVYLPYTIYKHGWAKYRSILWRDGWKYFILSFFDVQGNYFTVLAYEYTNILSAQLLNFWAIVCVVILSFFLLKVRYRPVQIAGILICCGGMGVLLASDHINGTNGGNGKDMIKGDLFGLLGATLYGITNVYEEWFVSKRPMYEVLSFLGIFGVCINGVQAAIFDRSSFAGATWNGDVAGWLVGYTFCLFIFYSLVPLILRMGSAAIFDVNLLTANFWGVIIGTRVFGYSIHWMYPIAFVLIIFGMVVYFLAGTILGDSKKPWLGDNQKDGVAGLGTAKLKALNEARRKGLAREEEVAGEA